Proteins encoded in a region of the Vibrio sp. CB1-14 genome:
- the lysC gene encoding lysine-sensitive aspartokinase 3, translated as MSAFNVAKFGGTSVANFEAMSRCAEIIENNPQTKLVVSSACSGVTNILVELANGVKDETHRAELISKLRDIHTDIMSKLNDVSSIEARVDALIEKVATLSEAACIAATPKLTDHLVACGERMSTHILTRLMQERGIDAVRFDIREALKTDSDYGKAEPNIEATKAAASEKLVPLCKQHVVVTQGFIGSDEDGETTTLGRGGSDYSAALIAEAVEAAGLEIWTDVPGIYTTDPRIAPNARPIPEISFSEASEMANFGAKILHPSTLLPALRHQIPVFVGSSKAPQEGGTWVRQTVESAPLFRALALRNNQTMVTLRNPRMFQAYGFLANVFTVLAKHKISVDLVTTSEVSVSLTLDQTDTGGGAPELPLEAQQELEQLCTVEVKQGLSLVALIGNNMSETKGSAAEVFDTLDSLNIRMICYGASPHNLCFLLDEGEAKDAVKALHEDLFE; from the coding sequence GTGAGCGCATTCAATGTAGCTAAATTTGGCGGAACAAGCGTCGCCAACTTCGAAGCCATGAGCCGTTGTGCCGAAATCATCGAAAATAACCCGCAAACCAAATTGGTGGTGAGTAGCGCTTGCTCAGGCGTGACCAACATCTTGGTTGAGCTCGCTAACGGCGTTAAAGACGAAACTCATCGTGCCGAGCTAATAAGCAAACTTCGCGATATCCATACTGACATTATGTCAAAGCTCAATGACGTCAGCTCTATTGAAGCGCGTGTTGACGCTTTAATTGAAAAGGTAGCGACGCTTTCTGAAGCGGCATGCATTGCCGCTACTCCAAAGCTGACCGATCACCTAGTGGCATGTGGCGAGCGTATGTCAACGCACATTCTTACTCGCTTAATGCAAGAACGTGGCATAGATGCCGTACGTTTTGATATTCGTGAAGCGCTTAAGACTGACAGTGATTACGGAAAAGCAGAACCCAATATCGAAGCGACCAAAGCAGCAGCTAGCGAGAAGCTGGTTCCGCTTTGCAAGCAACACGTTGTAGTTACGCAGGGCTTCATCGGTTCAGATGAAGATGGCGAGACTACCACACTAGGTCGTGGCGGTAGTGATTACAGCGCAGCACTGATTGCTGAAGCAGTAGAAGCTGCAGGTCTGGAAATCTGGACAGATGTACCAGGCATCTACACTACTGACCCACGCATTGCACCAAACGCTCGTCCAATCCCAGAGATCAGCTTCAGTGAAGCCTCTGAGATGGCGAATTTCGGTGCTAAAATTCTTCACCCTTCAACACTACTGCCAGCGCTTCGCCACCAGATCCCAGTCTTTGTTGGTTCATCAAAAGCGCCACAAGAAGGCGGCACTTGGGTACGACAAACGGTAGAGAGCGCGCCTTTATTCCGCGCGCTAGCTCTACGCAATAACCAAACCATGGTAACACTGCGAAACCCTCGCATGTTCCAAGCCTATGGCTTCTTGGCAAACGTGTTTACTGTGCTTGCCAAGCACAAGATTTCTGTAGATCTCGTGACGACGTCTGAAGTCAGCGTCTCGTTGACTCTTGACCAAACAGATACCGGTGGCGGCGCGCCAGAGCTCCCACTTGAAGCACAGCAAGAGCTGGAGCAGCTTTGTACTGTTGAAGTAAAACAAGGGCTCAGCCTTGTTGCACTAATCGGCAACAACATGAGCGAAACCAAAGGCTCGGCAGCGGAAGTATTCGATACTCTAGACAGCTTAAATATCCGCATGATTTGCTACGGCGCTAGCCCTCACAACCTTTGCTTCCTTCTAGACGAAGGCGAAGCGAAGGATGCAGTAAAAGCATTGCACGAAGATTTGTTTGAATAG